The Pedobacter ginsengisoli region AGCAAGAATGCTAAGTCTACCATGGCAGTTAAATCTACTTTGGTATTTGCCTTCTTGGTTCTTACTTTGCCACCTTTTTTCCCACCCCCGCCGGAGGTATCTAATTCTGCCATAGTATGATTTTATTTAGCATCGCCCTCGGCCGATGTAATTAAACTAAATTTGTTAATTTTTTGCTTCTGAAGAATATCAACGATTTTTTTAATGTTCGGATATTTTTCTTCAGCATCTCCCTTGATACTGATCCTCATTGCAGTCTGATGTAACTCTGCCACCGCTTTACGAGATTGTAGTAACCATTCAGACAATTCATTATTGGTTGAATCTGCCGGAATACCCATGTTAGCCTTAGCAAACTTTGTTCTTTCATCACCATTCATCATGATGAATTTTTTCAAGCTGCTTACAGGAACTCCAAATGAACCAAGAACACCGAAACGTTCTCTCTCCTCAGGGGTAAACTGAATTTTGTATTGCTCTCCAATTTTATCTAATGTTGCCATTTTCACGTCCTTACCTACGATCTCATAGAAAACCTTTCCTTGACCGATAGATAAAATTCCCATATCTAAATCAGGAACTTTAATCTTATAGGTAGAACTTGGAATTTTAACTTCCAAAGGATCCGGCTGGCGTGCTGTTGCTGTTAATATAAAGAAAGTAAGTAGCAGGAAGGATACGTCGCACATGGCGGTCATATCTATCGAAGTACTCTTTCTCTGAACCTTTGCTCTTGCCATAATATTTATAAATAAACTTACTTTTTACTAATGATGTTAATTCTTCCGGTTTTCCATAAAGCCGGTAAAAAAAAATACATTATTTTTTATTTATGTGTACTGGCGTAAGTTTGAATGATGCTGAAACCTGCTTCATCAATTGCATAAGTTAATTTGTCAATTTTCGAAGTAAGGATGTTGTACATGATAATTGCGAAAGTAGAAGTACCAATACCAGTAGCTGTGTTGATTAGGGCCTCAGAAATACCAGTTGCTAATGCAGCCTGATCCGGAGCACCAGAGTTAGCCAAACCACCGAAGGCCTTGATCATACCTGTTACTGTTCCCAATAGTCCTGTTAATGTACCAACTGATACTAAAGTAGCAATTACAGTTAAGTTTTGCTCTAACATTGGCATTTCCAAAGTAGTAGCTTCTTCAATATCTTTCTGGATAGCTAAACATTTTTGATCTGT contains the following coding sequences:
- a CDS encoding biopolymer transporter ExbD, coding for MARAKVQRKSTSIDMTAMCDVSFLLLTFFILTATARQPDPLEVKIPSSTYKIKVPDLDMGILSIGQGKVFYEIVGKDVKMATLDKIGEQYKIQFTPEERERFGVLGSFGVPVSSLKKFIMMNGDERTKFAKANMGIPADSTNNELSEWLLQSRKAVAELHQTAMRISIKGDAEEKYPNIKKIVDILQKQKINKFSLITSAEGDAK